From Mucilaginibacter rubeus, a single genomic window includes:
- a CDS encoding glycoside hydrolase family 2 protein — translation MTTTRSAGRSALFKFSVALSILASGVYQNAEAQTSYELNSGWKSTSMNSVKDNGTVISQTNYDLAAWNPAVVPGTVLTTQLANKQVPDPFYGMNNEKIPDIYKVGRDYYTYWFAKDFKETAPTGSNQTYLNFRGVNYSCDVFLNGHKLNSKLHKGMFLRQSYNITKWLSKNGNNRLAVIVYPPDVVGNPNGGQGGDGTIARGVGIQYTAGWDWIQPIRDRNTGIWDKVTIEHTGAVVIKDPHVVTLVPGVRQPEGVQQPAIVQVSAEVENATGAPVSGALQYNLDGKLVSQQVTLKANSKQEVKLTDYSLKNPKLWWPNGYGPQNLYKLNLQFVAGGKVSDQKSIEVGVRQITTEWNNKTQSRQVNINGQKIFIKGGNWIISDQMLRFSDARYDAEVRFHRDMNLNLIRVWGGALIERPEFYEACDKYGMLVFQDMWGSGDCNGRWTDPMKLDDQWTRRKYPDDHDLYLKSVADQVKLVRNFPSLAIWCGGNEITPPEDIFAALRDTIMPKLDNTRWFIPYSNSEEMSRNVQGGNGDGPYGVQSLTTFWDHQTYPFNSEVGSVGVSDYESLKRFIPAENMVVPEFDASTGKTKTDPVWEYHKYIGYDGFIDKYGKAKDVEDFATKAQLVNYDQYRALMEGFSSHMWDWYTGTIIWKTQNPWTAMRGQMYDYYLDPNACLYGLHSGSEPLHIMYNQTDGMVMVANNTFKTHSNMLLVAKTYDMDGKEKVLTQVFADVTPTTTKRYLSLKHEIEKEAKDKGVFLCLQLLKSDKEVISENIYWLPDANGDFSGLQKMPKGNLGATAKYLKNGKVEVTLTNEGNGALAFFNRLSLVNADTKQRILPAFYSDNYVTVLPGQTKKVVIDHNPGADKNLAVTIGGWNIAERTISIDK, via the coding sequence ATGACAACAACCCGTTCTGCAGGCAGATCTGCATTGTTTAAATTTTCGGTAGCATTATCTATCCTTGCTTCAGGCGTTTATCAAAACGCGGAGGCGCAAACCAGCTATGAGCTAAACAGCGGCTGGAAATCAACCTCAATGAATAGTGTTAAGGATAATGGCACTGTTATATCTCAAACTAATTATGATCTGGCTGCATGGAACCCGGCAGTTGTTCCCGGTACCGTGTTAACCACTCAGCTTGCCAATAAGCAGGTCCCGGATCCTTTTTATGGGATGAATAACGAAAAGATCCCCGACATTTATAAAGTAGGCCGCGATTATTATACCTATTGGTTTGCCAAAGACTTTAAAGAAACAGCGCCAACAGGCAGCAACCAAACTTACCTCAACTTTCGTGGTGTAAATTATAGCTGTGATGTTTTCCTGAACGGACATAAACTGAACAGCAAGCTGCATAAAGGTATGTTTTTACGCCAGAGCTATAACATTACAAAATGGCTGAGCAAAAACGGAAACAATCGTTTGGCGGTTATCGTGTATCCTCCGGATGTTGTGGGTAACCCCAACGGTGGCCAGGGTGGCGATGGCACTATTGCACGTGGTGTAGGTATTCAATATACCGCAGGCTGGGACTGGATCCAGCCTATCCGCGACCGCAATACCGGCATCTGGGATAAAGTAACTATTGAGCACACCGGCGCGGTAGTTATCAAAGATCCTCATGTGGTTACGCTTGTGCCGGGTGTTCGTCAGCCGGAGGGTGTGCAGCAGCCAGCTATTGTACAGGTATCTGCCGAGGTTGAGAACGCTACCGGCGCACCAGTTAGCGGCGCTTTGCAATATAATTTAGATGGTAAACTGGTATCGCAACAGGTTACTTTAAAAGCCAATTCAAAGCAGGAAGTTAAACTGACCGATTACAGCCTGAAAAACCCTAAGCTTTGGTGGCCAAATGGATATGGTCCGCAAAATTTGTATAAACTTAACCTGCAGTTTGTAGCTGGTGGTAAAGTATCCGACCAAAAAAGCATTGAAGTTGGTGTACGCCAGATCACTACCGAATGGAATAACAAAACTCAAAGCCGCCAGGTTAACATAAACGGTCAAAAAATATTTATTAAAGGCGGAAACTGGATCATATCCGATCAGATGTTGCGCTTTAGTGATGCCCGTTATGATGCCGAGGTTCGTTTTCACCGTGATATGAACCTGAACCTGATTCGTGTTTGGGGCGGCGCGCTAATTGAACGCCCTGAATTTTATGAGGCCTGCGATAAATATGGTATGCTGGTTTTCCAGGATATGTGGGGCTCGGGCGATTGCAACGGCCGTTGGACTGATCCGATGAAACTCGATGACCAATGGACCCGCCGTAAATATCCTGATGATCATGATCTGTATTTAAAATCAGTAGCCGATCAGGTGAAACTGGTGCGTAACTTCCCGTCGCTGGCCATTTGGTGTGGTGGTAATGAGATCACTCCGCCAGAGGATATCTTCGCGGCACTGCGTGATACCATTATGCCTAAATTGGATAATACCCGGTGGTTTATCCCGTATTCAAACTCCGAAGAAATGTCGCGCAATGTACAGGGCGGCAATGGTGATGGGCCTTATGGTGTCCAAAGCCTTACAACTTTCTGGGATCATCAAACCTATCCGTTCAATTCAGAAGTGGGTTCGGTTGGTGTAAGCGACTATGAATCATTAAAGCGTTTTATTCCCGCCGAAAATATGGTTGTACCTGAATTTGATGCATCAACCGGCAAAACCAAAACAGATCCGGTTTGGGAGTATCACAAATACATTGGCTACGATGGCTTTATTGATAAATATGGCAAAGCCAAAGATGTTGAGGATTTTGCCACTAAAGCCCAATTGGTAAACTATGATCAGTACCGTGCCCTGATGGAAGGCTTTAGCTCACATATGTGGGATTGGTATACCGGTACCATCATCTGGAAAACCCAAAACCCATGGACGGCCATGCGCGGTCAAATGTATGATTATTACCTTGACCCTAACGCTTGTTTGTACGGTTTACATAGCGGTAGCGAGCCATTGCACATTATGTATAACCAAACAGACGGTATGGTGATGGTGGCTAATAATACTTTTAAAACACACAGTAACATGCTGCTGGTTGCCAAAACCTATGATATGGATGGCAAGGAGAAGGTATTAACCCAGGTTTTTGCCGATGTAACGCCAACCACCACTAAAAGGTACCTGTCGCTTAAGCATGAGATCGAGAAAGAAGCGAAGGATAAAGGCGTATTCCTTTGCCTGCAGCTGCTTAAATCAGATAAAGAGGTGATCAGCGAAAATATTTACTGGCTACCTGATGCAAACGGCGATTTTTCGGGCTTGCAAAAAATGCCTAAAGGCAATTTAGGTGCTACCGCAAAATACCTGAAAAATGGTAAGGTTGAAGTTACCCTGACTAATGAAGGTAACGGTGCGCTTGCATTCTTTAACCGTTTATCGTTAGTTAATGCTGATACTAAGCAACGTATCCTTCCGGCGTTTTACAGCGATAACTATGTGACTGTGTTGCCTGGCCAAACCAAAAAGGTTGTGATCGATCACAACCCGGGAGCAGACAAAAATCTTGCTGTAACCATTGGCGGCTGGAATATCGCGGAAAGAACCATATCTATCGACAAATAA